From Candidatus Binataceae bacterium:
CGACAACGATTGCCGCAAGGCCGCCGACAGCATCAACGCGAAGTTCGCCGGCAAACCGGCGATTCCCATTCATCTCGACGTTACCAGCACGAGCGACTGGCGCGCGGCGGTCGAAACTTGCGCGCGCGAATTCGGCGGCCTCGACATCCTCATCAACAATGCCGGCATCGCCAACGTCAAGGGCGTCGAGGACACCAGCGACGAGGAGTGGGACGCCGTCATCAACATCAATCAGAAGGGCGTATGGCTCGGGATGAAGTATGCCGTGCCGGCGATGCGCAAGCGCGGCGGCGGCTCGATTATCAATATCTCATCGATTTACGGATTGATCGGCTCGGATGGTTCGACGGCGTATCACGCGAGCAAAGGCGCCGTCCGCCTCATGACCAAATCCGCCGCGATTCAGTATGCGCCGGACAAGATTCGCGTTAACTCGATTCATCCAGGCCTCATCCTGACACCGATGCTAGGTGCGGTAACGCGCGAAGACTTGCAGGGTCTGATCGATGCGACGCCGCTCAAGCGCGGCGCCGAGCCTGAAGAAGTCGGATGGTGCGCGGTCTTCCTCGCCAGCGACGAGGCCTCGTTCGTCACCGGCTCCGAGCTCGTGGTAGACGGCGGCTACACCGCACAATAGACAAGCCGATCGATCGTCAACTGAAAGAGGAGTCACCGCGATGCCGAAATTAAGCGAACGCGAAGTGATCGATTTCCTGGCCGAGCGCGGGCATCTCGCCCGAATTGCTACGGTGCGCGCCGACGGATCGCCGAGCGTCGTCCCCGTGTGGTTCATTTTCGAAGACGGGCAAATAAAGATCACTCCGCGCAAGCATTCGGCGTTCCTCGCCAATCTCGAGCGTGAGCCGCGGGTCGCGATCACGATCGACGAAGACACAGGTCTCTATCGTAAAGTGCTGTTCGAAGGTCGCGCCGAGATTCTCTACAAGGTAGGAGAAGACCGGAAGTGGGACGAGGTGTATCGGCGCATCGCGACGAGATACATCGACGAGGCCTCCGCCGACTACTACCTGGCCGAGACGAAAGATCAACCACGCGCGCTGATCGGCGTCGCTCAGGCCAAGGCGAAAGTCACGACTTGGCGGATGCCGACGGCTGACGAGCCTTACGCAGGCATTTGGGCCAAGCGCTACTACGACGCTGGAACTAAAATGGCGAGCTCTTCGTCCGTCACCACCGGCACTAAGCTGACGGTCAGCTAGCGCAGCACGAACTTAACACAACCTGAAGTTAACTGATTCGTAACGCGATGTGATGAGCTGGCGCACATATGCGAACCTTGACATGCCATGCAGCGCTATATAGCCTCCGCCGCAGCTTGTTTTACGCCTAGGAGAACCAGATGGAGCGCCTCGTTATCGGACTGCGAGAACTGGTTGAGACTGCGAATGCCGAAGTTGCCGCGATGGAAGCGGAACTGACTGCCGAATCAAAAGCGAACTCGACAAAGGATCAGCCCTCGCGCT
This genomic window contains:
- a CDS encoding glucose 1-dehydrogenase yields the protein MDRLKGKVALISGGARGQGAAEARQFVSEGAKVVIGDVLDNDCRKAADSINAKFAGKPAIPIHLDVTSTSDWRAAVETCAREFGGLDILINNAGIANVKGVEDTSDEEWDAVININQKGVWLGMKYAVPAMRKRGGGSIINISSIYGLIGSDGSTAYHASKGAVRLMTKSAAIQYAPDKIRVNSIHPGLILTPMLGAVTREDLQGLIDATPLKRGAEPEEVGWCAVFLASDEASFVTGSELVVDGGYTAQ
- a CDS encoding pyridoxamine 5'-phosphate oxidase family protein — translated: MPKLSEREVIDFLAERGHLARIATVRADGSPSVVPVWFIFEDGQIKITPRKHSAFLANLEREPRVAITIDEDTGLYRKVLFEGRAEILYKVGEDRKWDEVYRRIATRYIDEASADYYLAETKDQPRALIGVAQAKAKVTTWRMPTADEPYAGIWAKRYYDAGTKMASSSSVTTGTKLTVS